One Stigmatella aurantiaca genomic window, GGCTTCCTGCGGGCGTTCGTGGGCACCGGAGACCGGCAGAACCTGTCCGATGCGGCCTTGGTGTGCCGGCCGGGGAACCCGCGTGCGTGCGCGGAGCAGGGGTGCACGGTGGAGAACACCCTGAGGGTGTCCCGGGGCCATGTCACCGCGGCCGCCTCTACGGCCAGTTACCAGGCCTACGCCTACTGGCAAGGCGGGGAGACGCTGGGCGCCTCGGGGCCCGCCTGTGAGGGCCTCCGGGTGCAACTCTCCTCGGATCAAGTCTCCCAGGGCCAATGTGTGAGCAGCCGCCACGAGACGCTCGACTATCAGTGTGATGGGACGGTGAGTTCCTGGAGCTGCCGCGCCCCCACCGACACCCGGCTTCCGTTCCAGCACACCCAGGGCCAGCCGCTATACCCCGAGCGTTTCTATGGCCTCTGGAGCTACGGAGGGCATCCGTCCCGCACGTTCAACTCCCCTGAGGAGGCGGCGGCCTTCGACAGTCAACTGCTGTCGGACTGGGACTTGCTGAACGTGGGGCAGTTCGAAGCTTCGGGCTCGGTGGTGATGGGGGAGCTGGAAGCGGCCTCGATGGGGGCTGGCTGGTACCTCCAATACGGCTCGGCTTTCCAGCGGACGAGCACGGCCGCCACGACGGTGGGCGGCTGCGTGCTCTGGAACTCCCTGGAGGCGCTGGTGGCACCTCCCGTGGGCAGCTTGGCGGGGCCCGCCTATGTCTCCCGGCTCTACCAGGCGGACTTCGTCACCGGGAAGGCGCAGTGCGCGTCGGGCTTCTCCCCCGTGGCGGGGCCCCGTGCCCGGTTCCAGGCGGTCGCGACCCCGGTGAGCCTCCCGGAGACTGTTCCCCAGCGCCTCCTGCTGGGGGGCCAGGTCCACAGCTCGGTGCTGCTCAGCACGCCGAACCGGACCGTGGGCACCCAGGGGCAGGTGCCGCTCGTCTCCATTCCCGTGAGCCCGTAGGCCCGGGCGCGGGGCCCCCCGGTCTCCAGGGGCACGGATCATACAGTGAGGGTGGTCCGCCCCTGGCAGTTCCGGCAAGTGCGCTCGCGGGACAGCATGCCGACGCTGGCCAGGGCCTTGCCGCACGGGGGGCAGTAGATCGAAGCGCAGGTCTTGCAGTGGTGCCATTGCCCGCTGAGGAGGGTGGCCGGCGTACAGCCGTGGACCAGTCCACAATCCACGCAGGCGTACCCCCAGAGCTTGGCGGTGAACAAGACCACGAGGCTCCCCGCGCTCCCCACCTGCTGGCGGAGGGGCACGTAATCATCGCAGGCCTTCTTGAGCGCGGTGGCGTACTTCTTGTTCGGCTCCACCTTCTCGGCCATCGCACGGATCGTCGTCACCACCCCCCACAGGCGCGAGAGCGTGTACTGGGCCGGGGGAGAGAACAGGGCGGCCACGGCCGCCCGGAGGTCCCGCGACGCCTGGAGGAAGGCGGTGGCGTCCGTGGACGTGAAGCGGTGCTTGGCCAGCTTGCCCCAGACTTCGTTGATTTCATTGATGCGGGTCAGGCATGCCGACCACTCCAGGGCGCCGGGCTGGCCGGGGGCGATGGCCAGCTCTTGCTGAAAGGCATCCAGCTTCTGGATCATCGTGTCGGCGTTGGTCAGCCCCGCGGTCCCGGTGTGGCTTGGCAGAATGCGGAAACATTTCACGTTCCGCGTTTCCATCCACGAGGTGACGAACGTCACGGTGCTCTTGTTGGGGGGGCTGATGTTTTGGCGTACCGGACCGGCGGTGCGGAACTTCCACACGCCTGAGTTGGCGGGATTGGCATCCGCGTGGATGATGTGTCCCCCGTCCCCAGCCTTGACGTTCGCGAGGTCGATGAGGACCGTCGCGGACATCACGACGTGGATATCCACGGTCCCCGGGAAGTTCCTTCGCAAAAACCCAATCGCATGATCGAGGCAGATCTCGACGCCGAAGGAGATGTTGTCCAGCTTGAACACACCGTTGACCACGCCCGGTACGTAAGCGAAGTGGTTCGAGCCACCCAGCACTTCGTGGAAGTCCCCCTGCTTGTTGTACTTGAACTTGCAATATCCGCCCTGGAACACATACGCGGTGCTGCGCACGAGCCGTTGCTTGGGGCTCGGACTGTTTTCAAAGACCTGGATCTGCTGAACCCGGCCCCCGTAGGTGTCGGACAACTTGGTCACGTATTTGGGCAACATGGTGCCCGCGTTCAGTGTGACCGAGAGCGTGGGGGATGGCGTATTGAGGGATGCAGGGTTGAAGGCTGTGTAGTTAATGAAGTAGCCCCCATCCCAAGAACTCAAATGGCCCGCGAGCGGGCTGGCCGGGTTGTACGGGGCCCCGAGCGCACGCACGTGGCTCGTCTGCAGTGCAGCCTGTGCCTTCTGGTACCGGGGGGTGGCCTTGGACGTGCCGATCTGGGGACCGTGGCTGTGGAGTGTCTGATTGCCCTGGCGATTGAAGCTCTTGTGCCAGGCGATCGTCCCGGGAAAGATGATGATCTTCGGGTTCTGCTCGCTGATCTGCTGAACGAAGCGGAAGAAGTCGTCCTTCTCCTCCTCGTCGAGGGAGCGGATGTCACCGCGCCCGTGGTTGCCGGTGGCGACCGTGGGCTCCGCGAAAAAATACTCAGGGAACACGGCCACGCCCGTGTCGTTCAAGACGAGCTTGTTGGTCAGGGCCTCCACCGTGAGTCGGAGCATCTCCTTGCGCCGGACGAGAGGAACCTGCTGCTCACTCATCGTGTTGAATTCCAAAATTCCGACCCAAAGTCCCATCGCTCTTCCTCCGCGTTAAGGCAGTCCAGGGATGAACACGAGAAGCGATTGCTTTCACAGGAGTCAAGCCAAGGGGGCTTCCCCTGGCGTGTGCATGCTCACGCCAGGGGGGGCACGCCCTGAGACCGCGGCGTTCTACGGTGTGCCCTTCGTCAGGCGCAGCTCCGTGCCCTGGGCGCTGGCGGGCACCGTGACGCGCACTGTGCGCGAGGCGGCATCGTGCCGCGCGGTGAGCTTGCCGCCCGAGGCCAGCGTGGCCGTGGCTCCCGGCTGTTCCCAGCCGTAGACCACCACGTCGATGCTCTTCCACCAGGGCTGGTATTTGCCGGTGGGCGCACCGAGCTTCACGCGCACCGTGTCCCCGCTGGCCTCGCAGGTGAACTCCTGCCGCAGGTAGGCGCCCTTCTTGTAGTCAAAGCTGCGGCCGTCATCGAGGTAGAGGCTGCCCTGGCACTCGGGGCCCGGGTAGACGCGCAGCTCCAGCGCGCCCTGCGGCTTCTCGTGGGTGCTCTGCACGAGCGGCTGGAAGGGCAGGATGCTGCCCGCGCGCACGAACACCGGCAGCACCTCCAGCGTGGGGGTGATTTTCGGCGCCACGAGCGGCCGCGTGTCCGGATCCGTGGGGTTCTCCTTCTCCTTCACCACCTTCTGGCCCGTCCAGAAGTCGAACCAGTCCACCTGCGGCAGCGTGGGCCGGTACGCATCCATCGCGTCGGCGTAGGGCGGCGGCACCACCATCAGGCTCCGGCCGAGCAGGAACTGGTTGCCCGCGTACAGGTCCAGCGGGTGCTTGTCCGGCGCCGCCTCGGGGAACTCCAGGAACAGGGGCCGCATCATCGGAATGCCCGTGCGCGAAGTCTCCTCCGCCAACGTATAGAGGTAGGGCATCAGCCGGTAGCGCGTCTCGATGGCGCTGCGGCGCACGGCGAGGGGCCCGGGGCCATTGGCCCACACCTCGTGGGGGGCCATGTGCTTCTCGGAGTGGTTGCGGTGCAGCGGGTTGAAGGCCGCCACCTGCGTCCAGCGCGTGAGCAGCTCCGGCGAGGGCGAGCCCGAGAAGCCGCCGGAGTCCACCCCCGCGAACGAGAAGCCGCTCAGGCCCAGGTTCAGCAGCATGGGCGTGCTCAGGCGCAGGTGGTTCCAGGTGGCGCTGTTGTCGCCCGTCCAGGTGATGGCGTAGCGCTGCCCCCCTGCGTACGTGGCGCGCGTGAGCACGAAGGGGCGCTCGCCGGGCTTGAGCTTCAAGAGCCCGTCATACGTGGCGCGCGCGTTCTGCGTGCCCAGCACGTTGTGCAGCTCCGCGTGCGAGGCATTGCGCGAGGCGAAGCCCGGCTCCTCGATGCGGTGCACGGACTCGCGCGGCATCGTCTTCAGGGGCGTCTCGAAGACGGACGGCTCATTCATGTCGTTCCAGAACCCGTCCACGCCCAGCTTCACGAAGTCCTGGTGGAGCGCGCCCCACCAGGCGCGCGTCGCCGCCCGGGTGAAGTCCGGGAAGGCCGAGGGCCCCGGCCACACCGGGCCGGTGAAGATGCTGCCGTCCGGGTTGTGGATGAAGTGGTTGCCCGCCACGCCCGTGTCGTACGGCGCATAGCCCGCGTTGGGCACCGCCGGCACGTGCAGGTCCGT contains:
- a CDS encoding TIM-barrel domain-containing protein, with amino-acid sequence MANRLLLRLGTACSLSLSLTAAQAQPAPAAQAQAPRATPPAAPQFLTQATSVRALDEGLEARAGEATLRISALRDDVLRVRISPSATLPEDASWAVLPEARTRRIKVSALPDTAQAAGFRTAALEVRLEKNPLRLVILDRQGQVLSADALHRPTQFVNGGFQVTKEMPLDEHYFGLGDKPGPLDRRDMAFTMWNTDAYRHQESTDPLYKSIPFFMAVRAGRAHGILLDNTWRSNFNFGKQWHDAYSFGSDGGPLDYYVLHGPSPKKVLEGYAFLTGPSPLPPLWALGFQQSRFSYEPESQVREIASRLRSDRIPSDVLFLDIDFQDRKRPFTIDKEKFPNFAGLVKDLHKQNLHVVTVTDLHVPAVPNAGYAPYDTGVAGNHFIHNPDGSIFTGPVWPGPSAFPDFTRAATRAWWGALHQDFVKLGVDGFWNDMNEPSVFETPLKTMPRESVHRIEEPGFASRNASHAELHNVLGTQNARATYDGLLKLKPGERPFVLTRATYAGGQRYAITWTGDNSATWNHLRLSTPMLLNLGLSGFSFAGVDSGGFSGSPSPELLTRWTQVAAFNPLHRNHSEKHMAPHEVWANGPGPLAVRRSAIETRYRLMPYLYTLAEETSRTGIPMMRPLFLEFPEAAPDKHPLDLYAGNQFLLGRSLMVVPPPYADAMDAYRPTLPQVDWFDFWTGQKVVKEKENPTDPDTRPLVAPKITPTLEVLPVFVRAGSILPFQPLVQSTHEKPQGALELRVYPGPECQGSLYLDDGRSFDYKKGAYLRQEFTCEASGDTVRVKLGAPTGKYQPWWKSIDVVVYGWEQPGATATLASGGKLTARHDAASRTVRVTVPASAQGTELRLTKGTP